A stretch of the Teredinibacter haidensis genome encodes the following:
- the rsmG gene encoding 16S rRNA (guanine(527)-N(7))-methyltransferase RsmG, translating to MDYQTLLTTACQQLTFKPSRGQLDALNVYLELFIKWNNAYNLSAIRDPNEMVVKHLLDSLSVAHLIDGERFIDVGTGGGLPGIPLAICFPHRHFTLLDSAGKKTRFLFQVKQTLKLDNVQVENCRVESYQPEKLYDGVISRAFASLRDMTDYCQHLIHEDGKFWAMKGVFPDHELSEMEKHYKVFASYPLQVPGLEEQRCLVVLHKENNQ from the coding sequence GTGGATTATCAAACCTTACTCACTACCGCGTGTCAACAACTCACATTCAAGCCCAGTCGGGGGCAGTTGGATGCTCTAAATGTCTATCTGGAATTGTTCATTAAGTGGAATAATGCCTATAACTTGTCGGCCATTCGTGATCCCAACGAAATGGTTGTAAAACATCTTCTAGATAGCTTGAGTGTTGCCCACCTGATAGACGGTGAGCGATTTATTGATGTGGGCACTGGTGGTGGTTTGCCCGGCATCCCGTTGGCCATCTGTTTCCCCCATCGACATTTTACCCTGCTGGATTCTGCGGGTAAGAAAACGCGATTCCTGTTTCAGGTAAAACAAACGTTGAAACTGGATAACGTACAGGTCGAGAATTGTCGTGTGGAAAGCTATCAACCGGAAAAACTCTATGACGGGGTTATTAGCCGCGCCTTTGCGTCGCTTCGGGATATGACCGACTACTGCCAACACCTGATTCATGAGGACGGAAAATTCTGGGCGATGAAAGGTGTTTTTCCTGATCATGAGTTGAGCGAAATGGAAAAACACTATAAGGTCTTTGCCTCCTACCCACTGCAGGTACCGGGGTTGGAAGAGCAGCGTTGCCTGGTAGTGCTGCATAAAGAAAATAACCAGTAA
- a CDS encoding LytR/AlgR family response regulator transcription factor — MDIKAIIVDDESHARQALRHLLQAHSEIDILAECENGLAAVKSVHEVKPQVMFLDIQMPKLDGFDVLDLLGDSAPLTVFVTAHDEYAIQAFENNALDYLLKPISRERLALTVERLEQRLQNGIDSPMLADNLLHAHLQKQAPVNRILVRDKGDVYVIATADVVAIEAADDYVVIHTEKQNHIKQERLGNMESLLDARQFCRIHRSTIINLDYLSGIESEGKDSRFVLLKNGSQFAISRNGYSRLIQVL; from the coding sequence ATGGATATTAAAGCGATTATCGTAGATGACGAATCGCACGCACGTCAGGCCCTTAGACACCTTCTGCAAGCTCATTCAGAAATCGATATTCTTGCAGAGTGCGAAAATGGATTGGCTGCGGTTAAGTCCGTTCACGAAGTTAAGCCCCAAGTGATGTTTCTGGATATTCAAATGCCAAAGTTGGATGGCTTTGATGTGCTTGATCTACTGGGGGATTCCGCGCCGCTAACCGTATTTGTCACCGCTCATGATGAGTACGCGATTCAAGCCTTTGAAAATAATGCGCTGGATTATTTACTTAAACCTATCAGTCGAGAACGTCTTGCGTTAACGGTTGAGCGGCTGGAGCAACGCCTTCAGAATGGGATCGACTCGCCCATGCTGGCAGATAACCTGTTGCATGCACACCTACAAAAGCAAGCGCCGGTTAATCGTATATTGGTTCGCGATAAGGGAGACGTGTATGTTATCGCTACAGCAGATGTTGTTGCGATAGAAGCTGCCGATGATTATGTAGTGATTCACACCGAGAAACAAAATCACATTAAGCAGGAACGGTTGGGAAATATGGAGAGTTTGTTGGATGCGAGACAGTTTTGCCGAATACATAGGTCAACTATCATTAATTTGGATTATCTGAGTGGGATTGAAAGTGAGGGTAAAGATTCCCGCTTTGTTCTGCTAAAAAATGGCAGCCAGTTTGCGATTAGTCGCAACGGTTACAGTCGGTTGATACAGGTGTTATAG
- a CDS encoding sensor histidine kinase produces MHPIFSSSLSFRAVLLFWMLITLLVVFLIAELMQARFHEQALIESMALVVPWYFSYLFLCFSNIHLCLRLPIEKTSVHILIGSQVAATVVTVGFWMLLGYWWSRELSHFGMREVSNIYLHSLETNSLLGAILYAIWILVHYVYLMASGNENERSDILRQKLLISEIELRAVKETVHPHFMYNSLNMLANLSLVAPNKIHDLCVQISDFLRYSINYSKKEKITVKDEVRHIQNYLSIEKERFGTRLDIRFEISPESEKISTIPLLLFPLIENSIKHGLDSSVEPGFIEIKIVVNNKNLWITITNSYDPEGLKRSGTGLGLSALEKRLWAHYGDKAVLRTDRKDRRFTVSLVLPV; encoded by the coding sequence ATGCATCCAATATTTAGTTCTAGTCTCAGCTTTCGAGCGGTACTTCTATTTTGGATGTTGATTACACTTTTAGTTGTCTTTCTTATTGCAGAGCTTATGCAAGCTCGCTTTCATGAGCAAGCACTTATCGAGAGCATGGCATTGGTTGTGCCATGGTATTTTTCATATCTATTTCTTTGTTTTTCCAATATCCATTTATGTTTACGTCTACCAATTGAAAAAACGTCCGTCCATATTCTGATTGGTTCACAGGTGGCTGCGACAGTAGTGACAGTTGGTTTCTGGATGTTACTTGGGTACTGGTGGTCTAGGGAACTTTCTCACTTTGGAATGAGAGAAGTAAGCAATATCTATTTACATTCACTGGAAACGAACAGTTTGTTAGGTGCAATACTATATGCGATATGGATACTGGTGCACTATGTCTATTTAATGGCCTCGGGAAACGAAAATGAACGTAGCGATATACTCAGGCAGAAATTACTGATTAGTGAAATTGAACTAAGAGCGGTTAAGGAAACTGTTCATCCTCATTTTATGTATAACAGTTTAAATATGCTGGCGAATTTATCACTTGTTGCACCAAATAAAATTCACGATTTATGTGTTCAAATATCGGATTTTCTTCGCTACAGCATTAACTATTCAAAAAAAGAAAAAATTACGGTTAAAGATGAAGTAAGGCATATTCAGAATTACTTGAGTATTGAAAAAGAGCGATTTGGAACTCGTTTAGATATCCGATTTGAAATATCGCCAGAGAGTGAAAAAATATCGACAATTCCTCTACTGCTATTTCCCCTAATCGAGAATAGTATAAAACATGGACTTGATTCGAGTGTAGAGCCTGGTTTTATTGAAATAAAAATAGTAGTGAATAATAAGAACCTTTGGATAACCATTACCAACTCATATGACCCGGAAGGTTTAAAAAGATCCGGTACTGGTTTAGGTCTGTCTGCGCTCGAAAAAAGGCTATGGGCACATTATGGTGATAAAGCAGTATTGCGAACAGATAGGAAGGATAGACGTTTTACGGTTAGCCTTGTGTTACCTGTTTAA
- a CDS encoding LiaF transmembrane domain-containing protein, with translation MKKNMGSFKPRSLVGMGLIVFAVLLLFNNMGFKFLALLLNYWTIVLIFVGAILLYGSRNVKQPKTIALPYFLMGIGIVFTLSKYNFFSFSIGALIAPIILLIVGFYILRPTNNNGDYQRFLNITDSSGSHNNERLLPGEETKIEIATILAGGNYSTRSQNIATGSAVCILGGADIDISEADSKNALIEIEVVAIIGGARFKVPPHWQVTVKAIPLLGGISNKTTCLAEKLGLPKKHLVISGIALMGGIEITN, from the coding sequence ATGAAAAAAAATATGGGCAGCTTTAAACCGCGTTCACTAGTTGGAATGGGCTTAATAGTTTTTGCTGTTTTATTACTCTTCAATAATATGGGTTTTAAGTTTCTTGCCCTGCTGCTAAATTACTGGACCATTGTGTTAATCTTTGTTGGCGCAATACTGCTCTATGGTTCCCGTAATGTAAAACAACCTAAAACCATAGCACTGCCCTATTTTCTTATGGGTATTGGAATTGTATTTACACTGAGTAAATACAATTTTTTCAGTTTTAGTATTGGTGCGTTAATAGCGCCTATCATATTATTGATTGTAGGCTTCTATATCTTACGGCCAACAAATAACAATGGTGATTATCAAAGATTCTTGAATATCACCGATAGCTCTGGAAGCCATAACAATGAAAGGTTATTGCCTGGAGAGGAAACAAAAATTGAAATAGCCACTATTCTAGCAGGTGGAAATTATAGTACGCGTTCACAGAATATTGCCACTGGTAGTGCCGTTTGTATTTTGGGTGGGGCTGATATAGATATTAGCGAAGCAGACAGTAAAAACGCTCTTATTGAAATTGAGGTTGTTGCCATTATAGGGGGGGCAAGGTTCAAGGTTCCTCCCCACTGGCAAGTAACCGTTAAAGCGATACCATTATTAGGTGGTATATCTAATAAAACTACATGCCTGGCCGAAAAACTGGGCCTACCAAAAAAACATTTGGTTATTTCCGGAATTGCCTTGATGGGTGGTATCGAAATTACTAACTAA
- a CDS encoding DUF4389 domain-containing protein: MTTQTIDHDQFRHNVKNHSHWLRLIFMLLFAMLLHVAGAIMWIICALQFLFVLGTGRDNSNLRSLGSSLSAFIHQGLNFVSYNTEEKPFPFNSWPAPETAKEEITEAVIVEATVSDKDD; this comes from the coding sequence ATGACTACGCAAACCATCGATCACGACCAATTCCGTCACAATGTTAAAAACCACAGTCACTGGCTCAGACTAATATTTATGCTGTTATTTGCCATGTTACTACATGTGGCTGGGGCGATAATGTGGATAATCTGCGCACTGCAGTTTCTATTTGTATTGGGTACGGGCCGCGATAACAGTAACCTACGTTCTTTGGGTAGCTCTCTTTCAGCTTTTATACATCAGGGGTTAAATTTTGTTAGCTACAACACTGAAGAAAAGCCCTTCCCCTTTAATAGTTGGCCTGCACCAGAAACAGCTAAAGAAGAAATAACCGAAGCTGTAATTGTGGAGGCAACTGTAAGCGATAAGGACGATTAA
- the pap gene encoding polyphosphate:AMP phosphotransferase, translating to MTELSQPAPVISKEDYKERVRLLRAELLQLQHRIRERDKPVIIVIAGDDRSGRHETINALSKWMDPRFLSVNAYGPTQYDEDIRPFFWRFWRDLPGAGEVAVYLRDWTSTSIVQYLNGEISEKKLRKRETYIQNFEKKHTDDGALMIKCWLHITEPVLRKRVAEIRDTPYFDVKDELALKNYPEAMEAIQKTLDATSTPTNHWYVIDGSDAQLRNLEVGEIIKRKLQNWLDQTEQKAAEPDVQNGYRGERVVIDVPPEPEDARPDRGESKVKLKKLQTKLRKLMFEIRKHEIPVVMAFEGWDAAGKGGAIRRLVSSLDAGFYRIKPIAKPTEDEYAHNYMWRFWRDIPRNGQMTIYDRSWYGRVLVERVEGFAKDNEWQRAYKEINDFEEQLTIHNTIVLKFWINISKEEQLSRFEDREQTDYKKFKITEEDYRNRERWDDYVVAVEDMIERTSTEHAPWSVISTDFKDKARLEVLGIVVNAFKKKLKQLEKTTKSDGLSNSTE from the coding sequence ATGACTGAGTTAAGCCAGCCCGCCCCAGTTATTTCTAAGGAAGACTACAAAGAGCGTGTGCGCTTGTTGCGCGCTGAATTGTTGCAACTGCAGCACCGAATTCGAGAGCGAGATAAACCTGTGATTATTGTAATTGCGGGGGATGATCGTTCTGGTCGACATGAAACCATCAATGCGCTATCCAAGTGGATGGACCCGCGTTTTCTCAGCGTTAACGCCTATGGCCCCACTCAGTATGATGAGGATATTCGTCCTTTTTTTTGGCGCTTTTGGCGAGACCTGCCTGGCGCCGGTGAAGTAGCCGTTTACCTGCGGGATTGGACCAGTACCTCGATTGTTCAATACCTTAACGGCGAAATAAGCGAAAAAAAGCTGCGCAAACGCGAAACGTATATTCAGAACTTCGAGAAAAAACACACTGACGATGGCGCTTTAATGATTAAGTGCTGGCTGCATATTACCGAGCCCGTTCTACGTAAGCGCGTGGCAGAAATTCGCGATACCCCCTACTTCGACGTAAAAGATGAATTGGCGCTTAAAAACTACCCGGAAGCCATGGAGGCAATTCAAAAAACCCTGGACGCCACCAGTACGCCCACCAATCACTGGTATGTGATCGACGGTTCCGATGCGCAGTTGCGCAACCTGGAAGTTGGTGAAATTATTAAGCGAAAATTACAGAACTGGTTGGATCAGACCGAGCAAAAGGCAGCCGAGCCGGACGTTCAAAACGGTTACCGTGGTGAACGGGTAGTGATTGATGTCCCCCCAGAGCCAGAAGATGCGCGGCCCGATCGCGGTGAGAGCAAGGTCAAACTCAAAAAACTGCAAACCAAGCTACGCAAACTGATGTTTGAAATACGTAAACATGAAATTCCAGTGGTTATGGCCTTTGAAGGTTGGGATGCAGCGGGTAAAGGGGGCGCCATTCGTCGTTTGGTATCTTCTCTTGATGCGGGTTTCTATAGGATAAAACCAATCGCTAAGCCCACCGAAGATGAATATGCCCACAACTATATGTGGCGCTTCTGGCGTGATATTCCTCGAAACGGGCAGATGACCATTTATGATCGAAGCTGGTACGGCCGTGTTCTAGTTGAGAGGGTAGAAGGCTTTGCCAAAGATAATGAGTGGCAACGGGCCTACAAGGAAATCAACGATTTTGAGGAACAACTCACGATCCACAACACTATCGTTCTAAAATTCTGGATTAATATCAGCAAGGAAGAACAGTTGAGTCGCTTTGAAGATCGCGAACAAACAGATTACAAGAAGTTCAAGATTACTGAAGAAGACTACCGTAATCGAGAACGTTGGGATGATTATGTGGTGGCAGTGGAAGATATGATCGAGCGTACCAGTACTGAACATGCACCTTGGTCGGTAATTAGCACCGATTTTAAAGATAAAGCGCGGTTAGAAGTTCTTGGAATAGTTGTTAATGCGTTTAAGAAAAAACTTAAACAGCTGGAAAAAACGACAAAAAGTGATGGTCTATCGAATAGCACAGAGTAA